The Marispirochaeta aestuarii genome contains the following window.
GATCAGCTGGTCCTCGTGGAGCATTACCATGCTGAAGGCCCCTTCCAGCTCACCCAGGGTCTCAATAAGCGCCGATTTGAAGTCCGGCTGCCTGGATCGGGCTATCATGTGCAGAATAAGCTCCGTATCCGATGTACTTTGGAAAATAGAACCATCCATGGAGAGTCTGGCATTCAGAGCGGAGGCATTCGATATGTTTCCGTTATGAGCGATGGCCGCCGAGCCCTTGTTGCATGAAGCCGCCAGGGGCTGGGCGTTTTCCAGCCGGTTGCCTCCCCGGGTTGAATAGCGGACATGACCGATGCCCAGGGTTGAAGGATGGGGTTTTTCCAGATAACGGGACAGGACTGTGGAGACCATCCCGAGGTCTTTGTAGGTCACAAAGCGGCCGGTACCGTCTTCGGGGATCTCCTTCCGGTAGCAGATACCGGCGCTCTCCTGGCCGCGGTGTTGCAGGGCAAAAAGCCCGTAAAAGAGCTTTTCCGGAATATTGTCGGGATTGGCGCTGTGAACTCCCACAACGCCGCAGTGATGCCTGAGAGAATCGCCTTGTTGTTCCATTGAGAAGATATAACACCCTTTGAGCGGCAGGGTCAACCGTCGCCGCCTGTATTGAGGAGCTCAGGACCGAATTTCTCGGCCGCCGGCTGAACAGGTCGGCTTCACTCCTGAAGGGAAGAGAGGAATTCTGAAAAATAACCGCGGTATTCTCCCAGGCTTTCACAGTGGACAAGCTGGTTTCGGAATGCGGCGGAACCGTTGATGCCCTTCGTGTAGGAGCAGAGCTGTTTTTTCATTTCCTTGACAGCCAGGGCTTCGCCTTTTACCTCCACGCAGCGTTCAAGATGGCCCAGGGCCGTTTCAATCCGTTCCCGGGGAGTCGGTGGAGAAAGGACTTCCAGACCGGACAGGAGTGAGCGTATTTCCCGGAACAGAAAGGGATTACCCAACCCTCCCCGGGCGATCATCACCGCATCGCATCCGGTCTGCAGGAGCATCCTGCGGGCATCTTCGGCGCAGAAGATGTCCCCGTTACCGGTAACAGGTATTTCCACTGTCTCCTTGAGCCGGGCGATCTGTTCCCAGTCGGCTTTGCCTCCGTAACCCTGGCTCCGGGTTCGCCCATGCAGGCTTATCATCGATGCGCCCGCATCCTGGGCGCGGAGGGCGGCTTCGATAAAGGTGTAGTTCTGATGGTCCCACCCGGTACGAAGTTTTACACTTACCGGAAGGGATGTGGTTTTTTTCATGGCCCTCACAATCTCCCCTATCTGCACGGGGTCCTTCATGAGGGCTGCTCCGGCACCGGTTTTTATTACCTTGGGTACCGGACATCCGCAGTTGAGATCTATGACAGTTGGTGTAAAGGGGATGATATACTCCATTGCCGCTGCAGCGCTCTCTGGAGAGGAGGTAAATACCTGGATTCCGTAGTTGGTTTCGTTCCTGCCCCGGATAAGAAGCTTCCGGGTTTTCAGATTTTCCCGGATCAGTGCCTCACAGGAGACCATCTCGGTAAAGCAGAGGTCCGCCCCTGCTTCCACGGCGAGTTCCCGGTAAGGAACATCCGTAAACCCCGCCAGGGGGGCACACAGTATATTCCCTTCCAGGACTGTGGTGCCCAGTGTCAGGGGATGCAGCAGAACGGCGGACATGTGGCGATCTTCCGCTTACTCCTGGATGCCGAAGAAGCGGCAGGCGTTATTGTAGAGGATATCCGCCATCTCTTCGGAGTCCAGTCCCCTCAGCTCCGCCAGGAATTCGGCGGTGGCGCCGATATAGGAGGGGCGGTTCCGTTTTCCCCGGTAGGCGGCTGGAACCATGAAGGGGCTTTCGGATTCGATGAGCATGCGGTCCAGCGGCATGTTCAGGGCCGTTTCATGAAGGTTCTTGGCGTTCCGGTAGGTGACGTTTCCTGCGAAGGAGATGTACAGGTTCAGTTCCAGGGCCTGTCTGGCGTAGGCCCAGTCCTCCGAGTAACAGTGAAGGACGCCGCCTTTGGGAGGAAGCTTCTCGGTGAGAATATCGAGGACGTCACTGCCGGCTTCGCGGTTGTGAATGATCACCGGAAAATCCAGCTTGGCCGCCAGTTCCAGCTGCCGGATAAACAGTTCGATCTGGGAATCCCGGTTGCCGAATTTACGGAAATAGTCGAGACCTATCTCTCCAATGGCGACAATTCGGTCGAATGCGGAGCCTTCGATGATTTTTCTTTCCCAATCTTTGCCCGGATGCGAAACTTCTGATGGAGAAACGCCGATACTGTGATATATATAGTTTGCAGTCTTCAGGTTCTCGTAAACCTGAAAGAAATCCTGCAAATTATTGCAGATGGAGACAATATGCTGAACCCCGGCCTGTCTGGCCTCAGAAACAATAATAAGCTGATCAATGGGGTCTTCATTGATAAGCCCTATATGCGCGTGAGTGTCAAAAAACTTCATGTCGGCTTCCATTGTGTGAAGATTACGCAGAATACTTACGTATACAACCGTAAAGTATCACGAAGTATCGACGGCGTCAATAATTATTTGACAAAGTTTTATCAACATGGTAATCTTTGCTCATTCAGGGAATTATACTTCAGTCCCCGAGGAGAAGGTTGTGTCCCCCGCTAACCAGTACAAAAAAGTGGAAAATAAACTGTTTCTTGCCGTGGGCACGCTGTTTTTTCGTTTGTTTTCCGCTGTCGGACGGTCTTTCAACTCAATAATCGCCATAGGGAAACAGCGCTTCACCGTAATGTTCATTCCCCATTCGGAAAAAAAGATCTTCAATTTTAAAATATCCGTGTTCGCGATGATCTTTTTTGCCGCTCTTCTTTCGGGGGTCGTTACCTTTTTCTTTTATTATGGAACCCATTACTCCGGAATCTCCTCCCTGCTCAAGGACCGCTCCATCAATCTGGAAGGTACCCAGGCGAATCTGGAACTCATCCGGGACGAGATTGCTTCTCTGAAGAAATCCTCCAGGGTCTTTGAAGCATCCCTGAACGAGGCTCTGTCCACCCTGGGTCTTCAGGACCGGGGTACCGGGCAGCCGACTGCAGACGGTGACCTGTCCAGCTTTCTCGGCATGGAGGAACAGCAGGAAGGAGTAATGCGGGAACTCAGCGATCTCCAGAGCATGGGGGCCCTGTTCCTCGATTCCGCGAAATCCCTGGAGAGTATTTCCAAACTGCTGTCCGCCCAGGGTGATCTGCTGTACGATCTGCCTTCCATCTGGCCTGTCGAGGGAGGTATCGGACGAATTACCAACCCCTTTGGTCCGGCGGAACACCCTTTTACCAAGCAGTGGTATCTTCATAAGGGTATTGATATCGCCTACGGGTACGGAATTCCCATAATCGCCGCAGCCAACGGCAAGGTTGTGGAGCGAAAGTACGAACCCCTGGGCTTCGGGAACTATCTACTGATCCGGCATAAATACGGTTTTTATTCAAAATATGCCCACATGGGACGGGTCTTTGTCCGGGAAGGGGATTCAATTACCCAGGGACAGCGTATCGGAACCATGGACTCCACGGGCCTTTCCACGGGACCCCACCTGCATTATGAAGTCCGCATCGGATCGCAGGTTGTCGATCCCGCCCGATTCCTCAATATTAAATAAAGGCACCTCTTAGAACGTGGTATTTTTCCCATAGTCAAGAAGGAAAGATTTTGTAGCGACCGCAGATTCTTGTGCTAACAAGAGTTGAGGACCGCGGGAAATCTTGACGACGCAGGATATGGGAAAAAGAGTAGTTATCAGAGGTGCCCATAAGGCCAGGCACCTCTGAAATCTCAGACCTGATTTCTCATGTTTTCAATGAGGTTTCCGCTTTGGCTTGAAAAACAGGCGCCGAACGATTAGTATATGCCCAGGGATCTTTGTGAACAAACGGTATTTTTCCATGGGTAAAAAAGCCTGTTTTCAGGGGTGTTCCCTGCAAATTATAAAACTTGTGGCGGCATAGTATTGTATGAGTGATGTTATTGGCGCTGAAGGCGCTTTTATTAATTCGTTTATCGGCGAAGGGACCCGTTTTGAAGGGAATCTGTCTCTTTCGGGGCTCCTGAGGATCGATGGAGATTTTCTGGGAACCATCGCAACCGAAGGAAAGGTTCTCATAGGAAAATCCGGCAGAGTGGAAGGGTCCGTTTCGGCCAGAACTGTTGTTGTGGGTGGGGCAGTAAAGGGAGATATCTCCTGTACGGAGAAACTGGTTATCCTCTCCTCCGGCCTCATGCTTGGGAATGTACGGTCTCCCCGGCTTATAGTGGAGGAAGGAGTCATAGTGAACGGCGAATGCCGGATAAGCGGGGATCGTGAGATTCCCCTTGATACTCCCGATACCGCGGTGTATCAGCCCTTTGAGGCCGCCCGGAAATAGGAAGAAGTGTGGACCGGATTGATCCGCTGACTGGCGCTCCAATACCTTTTCATCGGAATGAAAAACGCCGGGTCGAAAAAAAGGGAGAGATAAAAAAGGACTTCAGATCCTTTGTTCAATCCGCCGATGAAGCGGAGGTCGCTCTCGACCTGCCGGATATTCCCGACGGCGCCGATCTTGAAGGAATTCTCGACGAGATACATGAGGCGGGTGAGCGTCTTTCCGAAGATCCGGGCATGAAGAACGTTCTTGCCTATAAACGTATTGTCAAGGCATTTCTTCGTTATGTGGTAAAGAATACCCGGCAGATTGAGCATCAGGAAGGTGCCCGTCTGAGCATTTTCAAGGCGCCGAAACGCTATACCCTTATATCGGTTGTTGACAAAAAGCTTGAACAGCTGGCCGCCGGGATTCTTCAGAATCAGTCTGATAAACTGGAAATTTTGAAAAAAGTAGAAGAGATCCAGGGACTCCTTGTCGATCTGACGGGATGATCCCAATACGAGGTTTATTTATGGAGAATAATCAGGAACTGAATAAGGATTCCTGCTGTTATAGAATAAAGGTGGTCCATTCGAGTGAAACCCATCTTGCTCTTTTTCCCAAGGACGATCCCCTTGTAAAAGGTGACATGCTGATCGTTGACTCCCGCTACGGCAAGGATCTGGCGCTTGTTCTGGGGAACTCCTGCTGCTGTCAGAAAGCCGGCGATAAAGGCGAGATGATCAATATCGTCAGGCGTGCGAACGATTCCGACATGAAAAGACATGAGGAAAACCTGGAACGGGAGCGGGAGGCTCTGCAGGTCTGCAGAGAAAAGGTGGATGCCAGGGGTCTCGATATGAAACTCGTATCCGCCCATTATCTGGATGAAGAGTCCAAGCTGCTTTTTTTCTTTACCGCTGAAGCCCGGGTCGATTTTCGTGAACTCGTCAAGGATCTGGTGGCCGTTTTCAAGACCCGTATAGAGCTGCGGCAGATCGGGGTTCGGGATGAATCCCGGGTGCTGGGTGGCATCGGTGTGTGCGGACGGGTTCTCTGCTGTAACGGAATTACCGACAAGCTGAACCCTGTTTCCATCAAGATGGCAAAGGAACAGAACCTGAGTCTGAATTCCATGAAAATTTCCGGTCCCTGCGGTCGCCTTTTGTGCTGTCTGTCCTATGAATATGACTTTTACCGTGAAGAGAAGCGTTCCTTTCCTCCCGAGGGGGCTCGTATTCCCTTTAACGGCCTGACCTATAAAGTCGCAGAAGTCAACGTTCTGTCCAAGACTGTGAAGCTCCATTCAAGTGAGGGCGGGGTGACGGATGTACCGGTGACCAGCTTTGAACGGGATGGAGAGACCAGAAAATGGAGAATTCTTCGGATTGACGAGGATTAGCGACCTTGACTTCTGTTCCGTGAGCATGATAGATTGAGTCACGTTTTTCTGATATATAAAACCATATCCGCAGTATCTGGTATGACTGCGTAGTTATTTTTTGGGAAGGAGTTAAGCGATGGCGCAGATTAGTAAGAACGCCCGTGCAGGTTCCGCAACTCAGCGTTTTGAGTGCCCCTGCGGCGGCGAGGTCAAGATGAAGTCGATTTTTGCGAACGGACGATTGCGAAACGTCGCAGAGTGTGAAAAGTGCAAACGCACTGAACGGCGCCCACGGGATTTCAGATAGTCCCCGCGAATATAAACAAACGCCGGGCCGCACGTACGTGCGGCCTTTATTGTATTGACAGGAAAGGATTTATCTGGTACTTTACCAGATCGAAACCAGCCTTATTTTACCAACATGGGGGGTAGTACGTTGCCTGGAAAAGGTTCCGCCGCCAAGCGGCATAGACAGAGCCGAGAACGCAGAATGCGTAATAGAATTCGCAGAAGCAGCATTCTTACGGCCAAAAAGAACTTTTTAAAAGCTGTTCGCGATAATGATACAGCTGAAGCAGAAAGCCGGTATCAGACAGTGGTTAAACTGATCGATACGGCAGCAGGGAAAGGTGTTTATCATCAGAACACCGCTGCACGAAAAAAATCTCGACTCAACAAAGTTCT
Protein-coding sequences here:
- the dusB gene encoding tRNA dihydrouridine synthase DusB; protein product: MSAVLLHPLTLGTTVLEGNILCAPLAGFTDVPYRELAVEAGADLCFTEMVSCEALIRENLKTRKLLIRGRNETNYGIQVFTSSPESAAAAMEYIIPFTPTVIDLNCGCPVPKVIKTGAGAALMKDPVQIGEIVRAMKKTTSLPVSVKLRTGWDHQNYTFIEAALRAQDAGASMISLHGRTRSQGYGGKADWEQIARLKETVEIPVTGNGDIFCAEDARRMLLQTGCDAVMIARGGLGNPFLFREIRSLLSGLEVLSPPTPRERIETALGHLERCVEVKGEALAVKEMKKQLCSYTKGINGSAAFRNQLVHCESLGEYRGYFSEFLSSLQE
- a CDS encoding TatD family hydrolase, whose translation is MKFFDTHAHIGLINEDPIDQLIIVSEARQAGVQHIVSICNNLQDFFQVYENLKTANYIYHSIGVSPSEVSHPGKDWERKIIEGSAFDRIVAIGEIGLDYFRKFGNRDSQIELFIRQLELAAKLDFPVIIHNREAGSDVLDILTEKLPPKGGVLHCYSEDWAYARQALELNLYISFAGNVTYRNAKNLHETALNMPLDRMLIESESPFMVPAAYRGKRNRPSYIGATAEFLAELRGLDSEEMADILYNNACRFFGIQE
- a CDS encoding M23 family metallopeptidase; protein product: MSPANQYKKVENKLFLAVGTLFFRLFSAVGRSFNSIIAIGKQRFTVMFIPHSEKKIFNFKISVFAMIFFAALLSGVVTFFFYYGTHYSGISSLLKDRSINLEGTQANLELIRDEIASLKKSSRVFEASLNEALSTLGLQDRGTGQPTADGDLSSFLGMEEQQEGVMRELSDLQSMGALFLDSAKSLESISKLLSAQGDLLYDLPSIWPVEGGIGRITNPFGPAEHPFTKQWYLHKGIDIAYGYGIPIIAAANGKVVERKYEPLGFGNYLLIRHKYGFYSKYAHMGRVFVREGDSITQGQRIGTMDSTGLSTGPHLHYEVRIGSQVVDPARFLNIK
- a CDS encoding bactofilin family protein; translation: MSDVIGAEGAFINSFIGEGTRFEGNLSLSGLLRIDGDFLGTIATEGKVLIGKSGRVEGSVSARTVVVGGAVKGDISCTEKLVILSSGLMLGNVRSPRLIVEEGVIVNGECRISGDREIPLDTPDTAVYQPFEAARK
- a CDS encoding YaaR family protein → MDRIDPLTGAPIPFHRNEKRRVEKKGEIKKDFRSFVQSADEAEVALDLPDIPDGADLEGILDEIHEAGERLSEDPGMKNVLAYKRIVKAFLRYVVKNTRQIEHQEGARLSIFKAPKRYTLISVVDKKLEQLAAGILQNQSDKLEILKKVEEIQGLLVDLTG
- a CDS encoding PSP1 domain-containing protein, with amino-acid sequence MENNQELNKDSCCYRIKVVHSSETHLALFPKDDPLVKGDMLIVDSRYGKDLALVLGNSCCCQKAGDKGEMINIVRRANDSDMKRHEENLEREREALQVCREKVDARGLDMKLVSAHYLDEESKLLFFFTAEARVDFRELVKDLVAVFKTRIELRQIGVRDESRVLGGIGVCGRVLCCNGITDKLNPVSIKMAKEQNLSLNSMKISGPCGRLLCCLSYEYDFYREEKRSFPPEGARIPFNGLTYKVAEVNVLSKTVKLHSSEGGVTDVPVTSFERDGETRKWRILRIDED
- the rpsT gene encoding 30S ribosomal protein S20: MGGSTLPGKGSAAKRHRQSRERRMRNRIRRSSILTAKKNFLKAVRDNDTAEAESRYQTVVKLIDTAAGKGVYHQNTAARKKSRLNKVLKQLKQGSEA